The DNA region TCATGGTATGGATctattctctttctttttttatcatgatgttatttttcTTCAATGATCACATCTGAATATGTGGTGCCTTGGGGTTGGGGGACATTGTTTTCTATTCTTCTAGCGGTGCTACTATCTCTATGCTCTGTCGTAGCAAGGAAAGGGGAGAGGCTGCTCTTAATCAAATAAGGTCCAAAACTGGCAATACAAAAGTTCATCTGGAGGTAGGATGCTTCAGTACtgctttttgtacgtgtttggAAGATTCAACTCCTTCATGACGCTATGTGCTAGTTATGATCAAATAACACTTGAAATCATTATCTTGTGTTAGATATGTGACCTTTCATCTATCAATGAAGTCAAATCATTTGCAACAAAGTTCACTTCAATGGATAAATCACTTCATGTCCTAGTGAGCATTGCTgttccaaaaactacacaatttGTGCTTCTTGCACTACTGCTTTCAATTTTAATGTTAATTCTGTCAAGCTCTCCTAATTGCATTAACTGTATGTTGGAATAAATCTATAACTAGATAGTTTGTTGTCTAGGTTAACAATGCTGGCTTACTTGAGCACAAGCGTGAGACTACAACAGAAGGGCAAGTGATATTGTGTTCATTTGTTGTTTCCCTTGGTTATTTGCAAACCCCCTCTTCAGTGGAATCGTGAAAAACCCTCCCAAAATCTCTTCAGTTTAGTTTGAAGAGGAAATATAAACCCATAGCCTGAAGAGACCAAACTATAGATTATGAAAGGAAGCAAGAGAAAGCCCTGGCatgttttttaaattaattGGTCTAGGAGAATTGTAGTTATGCAATGAAACATGCCAAGAGGGGTTCATTGAAGCGAAGTTGACAAAACTGAGTAAAATGTAGTGACTAATTGCGAGTCAAGACATCAAATTACATTGGAGGTTGTGCAATTCACTATTTGGGAGCGCTGCTAGATTCTGGATTGTTTTATCATTGAAAGCAAACTGATTCTGTAGCTTGCAGACAGCTTAGTTCAAAAGCACTTTTCTTTCTCATCCAATGGCCTGTAAGGGCAGAAACTGTGGCAGTTTCTATTTGTTCTGGAAATGAATTAGCATGCCTTTTCACCTCCCATAATGTCATAATGGCAGCCATCATCCTTCTCATTCTTTAAAACTTTACTTCAGCAACGGCAACTTCGATCGATGGTACACAACAGTATGCTCGAAACAAAAGAGTTCAGGTTTGTCAAGATAGAAGTATGTATTCTCTCTAACCGAGTCTGTATGGGATTGAGAAATTAATATGCTCATGGAACTGCACTCAGGTCGCACTCACTGAATGGTGGTCTGACAAATACAGCGACAAAGGAGTTGGTTTCTACTCCATGCCGCCAGGATGGGCTGATATACCCTGGGGTCGCCAAGAGCTTTCCGGGACTTTCAGAGAAGTATGCTTTGCTTACTAATTGTTCCTGTGGATCCTTAATGCATTTATGCATTGTACTATCTATCTTCCAGTACGTGGTTGATTCGCGACATAATATATCATGTCAGGTTATCGGGTAACCTGAGATCAAACGACGATGGGCTGACACAGCGATCTGGTTGGCTTTGCAACCAAAGGAAAAGTTAGCCTCAGGGACTTTCTACTTTGACCGAGCTGAAGCACCAAAACATTTGAAGTTTTCTGGGACTGCATAATCCCATGCGCAGATAAAATCGTTTGTGATGCTTGCTGAAGCAACAAAACGTGACCTGAACCATGACTCATGGACGGCATAAAAgccatataaaaataaatctgcaCCAGCCGGGAATCGAACCCGGGTCTGTACCGTGGCAGGGTACTATTCTACCACTAGACCACTGGTGCCTTTGATAGAGGCAACCTTTTTGCTCATCTAGTACTTCTTCATGGACTACTGCTAGATTGCTGTTCTAGGGTGCTTCTTGTGAAGCCATTTGCAATGTACTTTCTTGTAATACACAACGCAGTTTTTGTAGGAACTAACAAACTGGGTATTGTTATAATATAGGTCTATCTTATGGGCTACACATGTCGACACTTAATCATGGGCCTTCAGGTTTATTAGTGATATCAAGTTTAATCCTATATTACTCATCTATATAAAATGGGACCCTTTCCTcccctatataaggagaggaggTGTTCTCAAGTTGAAAAATAGAGTGTACCAGGCTACATCTTGTGTCTTCTATGTGTTATTCCTTTAAATTCTTGTTTGATTAGTATGTTGTAATGTGAATATTACAATGCAATTATTATCATGAGAATGCTCACTAATCATGTATATTCTCACACAataatttcttttgaatttaataatttttattaaactTTTTTTGATAAGAAAATGGGGCGACACCGCACCACCCCTCCTGAGCCAATTGACCGAGTCTTGCCTTGGCGAGCTTGCCGGCGCGCCTTGGAGTGTAGTCACGGACTGAGGGAAGCGGATGCACAACCCATCTTGGTAGGATGTGTGGCATCATCGCCCTTGCCTTGGCGAGGTAGCAGCTAGCTACATCGAAGGCAAGGCGACACCCTCTCCATCGACGGCCTTGGCAAGATGGAAGGCCAATGTCGCCACCGCAACGTGACTGATCCACCATAGTGGATCACGATAGCCATCGAGCCACCGTGTCGGATCACATCGTCATGCCGTCGTCACACTACacctccgagtaggtggtcgggCCAACCGACTTGCAGGTGAGCACACACGTCGCTATCGTGCCACTCTTTGCCTTGACGGAATGGTCCACAGCAAGCTACGTGCCCCCACTGCCACCACGCTGGCCTCACGCCAGCGGGTGCGCACGCACTGTCACACCGCTCCTCCTTCATCGTGTCGTGCCTTTAGGTCGGTCGGCGTGCATGTAGGCACACCACTGTGTCATCGCTGTCGCAAGTGTTTGTCTCATATGATACATCCCTACAATGATGACTCCCTTAGGAGAAAGCATTGGCCAAGAAATACTCAATGAATCATCTTAGGGTGCATTTGGTTGGAGGGTGAGATTTGATAGGATTGGGCCATCCATGTTTTTCTGGATGGGATGATCCAGATTTCTGTTTTATTAGGACGAATGGGATAAGCTGGTTTTCTGTGTGGTATGATGatccattcatattta from Phragmites australis chromosome 8, lpPhrAust1.1, whole genome shotgun sequence includes:
- the LOC133927716 gene encoding uncharacterized protein LOC133927716, coding for MFIQKAWWTAAFGLYGFNQFTKSGFLEHAKKLREDDTQIRLEGKSCLVTGANSGIGFATSEGLASCGATISMLCRSKERGEAALNQIRSKTGNTKVHLEICDLSSINEVKSFATKFTSMDKSLHVLVNNAGLLEHKRETTTEGQVILCSFVVSLGYLQTPSSVES